One Pseudomonas sp. AN-1 genomic region harbors:
- a CDS encoding phosphate-starvation-inducible protein PsiE: MPPHRAERLRHAMHRHADSLGNLLVEGFHYLALFAIGGAVAWAAGHTFLGMFERGQATIDDILLLFIYLELGAMVGIYFKTNHMPVRFLIYVSITALTRLLIGDIQHTHKPNMGIVMVCGAILLLALANLVVRFSSARFPAVETSGRKGGEALESHGDRP, from the coding sequence ATGCCCCCCCACCGCGCCGAACGCCTGCGCCACGCCATGCACCGCCACGCTGATTCCCTCGGCAACCTCCTGGTCGAGGGTTTCCACTATCTGGCGCTGTTCGCCATCGGCGGGGCGGTGGCCTGGGCGGCGGGGCATACCTTCCTCGGCATGTTCGAACGCGGCCAGGCGACCATCGACGACATCCTGCTGCTGTTCATCTACCTCGAGCTGGGCGCGATGGTCGGCATCTACTTCAAGACCAACCACATGCCGGTGCGCTTCCTGATCTACGTGTCGATCACCGCGCTGACCCGCCTGCTGATCGGCGACATCCAGCACACCCACAAGCCGAACATGGGCATCGTCATGGTCTGCGGGGCCATCCTGCTGCTGGCGCTGGCCAACCTGGTGGTGCGCTTCAGTTCGGCCAGGTTCCCGGCGGTGGAGACCTCGGGGCGCAAGGGCGGCGAAGCGCTCGAGAGCCATGGCGACCGGCCCTGA
- a CDS encoding response regulator transcription factor, whose product MSEEVLFDAEEQPHLLLVDDDETFTRVLARAMSRRGLRVSVANSADAGLALAERDTPDYAVLDLKMDGDSGLVLLPKLLALDSEMRVVILTGYSSIATAVEAIKRGACNYLCKPADADDVLAALLSEHADLDSLVPDNPMSVDRLQWEHIQRVLAEHDGNISATARALGMHRRTLQRKLQKRPVRR is encoded by the coding sequence ATGAGCGAAGAAGTCCTGTTCGATGCGGAGGAACAGCCGCACCTGCTGTTGGTGGACGACGACGAGACCTTCACCCGCGTGCTGGCGCGGGCCATGAGCCGCCGCGGCCTGCGCGTGTCGGTGGCCAACTCGGCCGACGCGGGTCTGGCCCTGGCCGAGCGCGACACGCCCGACTATGCGGTGCTCGACCTGAAGATGGACGGCGATTCCGGCCTGGTGCTGCTGCCCAAGCTGCTGGCGCTGGACAGCGAGATGCGCGTGGTGATCCTCACCGGCTACTCGAGCATCGCCACCGCGGTGGAGGCGATCAAGCGCGGCGCCTGCAATTACCTGTGCAAGCCGGCCGATGCCGACGACGTGCTGGCCGCGTTGCTCTCCGAGCATGCCGACCTCGATAGTCTGGTGCCGGACAACCCGATGTCGGTGGACCGCCTGCAGTGGGAGCACATCCAGCGCGTGCTGGCCGAGCACGACGGCAACATCTCCGCCACCGCCCGCGCCCTCGGCATGCACCGCCGTACCCTGCAGCGCAAGCTGCAGAAACGCCCCGTGCGGCGCTGA
- a CDS encoding SDR family oxidoreductase encodes MKRILIIGATSAIATACARLWAEQGCEFFLVARNTEKLAQVGADLEARGAKAVTTHRMDAVDLAAHPTMLERCMARLQQIDIALIAHGTLPEQPACERDVAMALREFANNGTSTIALLTLLAMQLETQRCGTLAVISSVAGDRGRPSNYLYGSAKAAVSTFCEGLRARMFKVGAHVIDIRPGFVDTPMTQGLPLPVLLLAKPEQVAQRVLSGIERRTAVLYAPGFWMLIMQIIRSIPQPLFKRLNL; translated from the coding sequence ATGAAACGCATTCTGATCATTGGCGCCACCTCCGCCATCGCCACCGCCTGCGCACGTCTGTGGGCCGAACAGGGCTGCGAGTTTTTCCTCGTGGCCCGCAACACCGAAAAGCTCGCCCAAGTTGGTGCCGACCTCGAGGCGCGAGGCGCCAAGGCAGTAACCACCCACAGAATGGACGCAGTCGACCTGGCAGCCCACCCGACGATGCTCGAGCGCTGCATGGCCCGCCTGCAACAGATCGATATCGCCCTGATCGCCCACGGTACCCTGCCCGAACAGCCAGCCTGCGAGCGGGATGTTGCCATGGCCCTGCGAGAGTTCGCCAACAACGGCACCTCCACCATTGCCCTGCTGACTCTCCTGGCCATGCAGCTTGAAACCCAGCGTTGCGGAACCTTGGCGGTGATTTCCTCGGTAGCCGGCGACCGCGGCCGCCCCTCGAACTACCTCTATGGCAGCGCCAAGGCAGCCGTTTCCACCTTCTGCGAAGGACTGCGAGCCCGAATGTTCAAGGTCGGAGCACATGTAATCGATATCAGGCCGGGCTTTGTCGATACGCCGATGACCCAGGGACTCCCCCTGCCAGTCTTGCTGCTGGCCAAACCCGAACAGGTCGCCCAGCGCGTTCTCTCGGGGATCGAACGCAGGACAGCCGTTCTCTATGCACCAGGATTCTGGATGTTGATCATGCAGATCATCCGCAGCATCCCGCAGCCGCTGTTCAAGAGGCTGAACCTGTGA
- the yaaA gene encoding peroxide stress protein YaaA: MLMVISPAKTLDYTTAPVTARHTLPEHLDHAAELIAQLRELTPAQIAELMGLSDKLAGLNAARFAQWTPAFSPENAKQALLAFKGDVYTGLDADSFDEGDFDFAQRHLRMLSGLYGVLRPLDLMQPYRLEMGTRLANARGKDLYAFWGERISQWLNQALAEQGDDVLLNLASNEYFGAVRRQALAARVIDTEFRDLKNGQYKIISFYAKKARGLMARYVIRNRLRDAEALKDFDLAGYRYAAAQSSADRLVFLRDHPED, translated from the coding sequence ATGCTGATGGTGATTTCCCCCGCCAAGACGCTCGACTACACCACCGCGCCGGTGACCGCGCGCCATACCCTGCCCGAGCATCTCGACCACGCCGCCGAGCTGATCGCCCAGCTGCGCGAGCTGACCCCGGCGCAGATCGCCGAGCTGATGGGCCTGTCCGACAAGCTCGCCGGCCTCAACGCCGCACGCTTCGCCCAGTGGACTCCCGCGTTCAGCCCCGAGAACGCCAAGCAGGCCCTGCTCGCCTTCAAGGGCGACGTCTACACCGGACTGGATGCGGACAGCTTCGACGAGGGCGACTTCGACTTCGCCCAGCGCCACCTGCGCATGCTCTCCGGCCTCTACGGCGTGCTGCGCCCGCTCGACCTGATGCAGCCCTACCGCCTGGAGATGGGCACCCGCCTCGCCAACGCCCGCGGCAAGGACCTCTACGCCTTCTGGGGCGAACGCATCAGCCAGTGGCTTAACCAGGCGCTGGCCGAACAGGGCGACGACGTCCTGCTCAACCTCGCCTCCAACGAATACTTCGGCGCGGTCAGGCGCCAGGCGCTCGCAGCCCGGGTCATCGACACCGAATTCCGCGACCTGAAGAACGGCCAGTACAAGATCATCAGCTTCTACGCCAAGAAGGCCCGCGGCCTGATGGCCCGCTACGTGATCAGGAACCGCCTGCGGGATGCCGAGGCGCTCAAGGACTTCGACCTGGCCGGCTACCGCTACGCCGCGGCGCAGTCGAGCGCGGACCGGCTGGTGTTCCTGCGCGACCATCCCGAGGACTGA
- a CDS encoding SIMPL domain-containing protein (The SIMPL domain is named for its presence in mouse protein SIMPL (signalling molecule that associates with mouse pelle-like kinase). Bacterial member BP26, from Brucella, was shown to assemble into a channel-like structure, while YggE from E. coli has been associated with resistance to oxidative stress.) — MPALSRCTPLLALAAGLWLLPPAQAEEPRYNQIGLRAEVNREVAHDRMHVLLYSEAQHSDPARLSAQTTETLNRAVQRARAAKGVEVSLGSRHSSPVYDDKGRKIVAWRERAELRLDSADFATLAQLSAGLLDELQMADMHFSLSTDSRKRSEDQLLQEAVAAFKARAQLVSEAMGARSYRVVRLDLNAGGGPRPPLLRSMAAKTMSMDSAPAPEIEAGSSELTVNADGVIEVQLP; from the coding sequence ATGCCCGCACTTTCCCGCTGCACTCCCCTGCTCGCCCTCGCCGCCGGCCTGTGGCTGCTGCCACCGGCCCAGGCCGAGGAGCCGCGCTACAACCAGATCGGCCTGCGTGCCGAGGTCAACCGCGAGGTGGCCCACGACCGCATGCACGTGCTGCTCTACAGCGAAGCCCAGCACAGCGACCCGGCCAGACTGTCGGCGCAGACCACCGAGACGCTCAACCGCGCCGTGCAGCGCGCCCGCGCCGCCAAGGGCGTGGAGGTCAGCCTGGGCAGCCGGCACAGCAGCCCGGTCTACGACGACAAGGGCCGCAAGATCGTCGCCTGGCGCGAGCGCGCCGAGCTGCGCCTGGACAGCGCCGACTTCGCCACCCTCGCCCAGCTCAGCGCCGGGCTGCTCGACGAGCTGCAGATGGCCGACATGCACTTCAGCCTGTCGACGGACAGCCGCAAGCGCAGCGAGGACCAGTTGCTCCAGGAAGCCGTGGCCGCCTTCAAGGCTCGCGCCCAACTGGTCAGCGAAGCCATGGGCGCACGCAGCTACCGCGTGGTGCGCCTCGACCTCAACGCCGGCGGCGGCCCGCGCCCGCCGCTGCTGCGCAGTATGGCGGCCAAGACGATGAGCATGGACAGCGCGCCGGCGCCGGAGATCGAAGCCGGCTCCAGCGAGCTGACGGTCAATGCCGACGGCGTGATCGAGGTGCAGCTGCCCTGA
- a CDS encoding multidrug transporter, translating into MLIGALIVLTWLVLLVRYPTRAVPINLLALFALGLVALGVIWQEQREQGRLDRLELDLQWDAGCPADRPLRARLRNGSERPLAELTWRIGAYQSGDTIDLADDRYDSPHYRILHRLLPGSEWRDCLPLPPLRPGYRASSLEYRAERLRGHFASP; encoded by the coding sequence ATGCTGATCGGCGCCCTGATCGTCCTCACCTGGCTGGTCCTGCTGGTCCGCTACCCGACCCGCGCCGTGCCGATCAACCTGCTGGCGCTGTTCGCCCTCGGCCTGGTGGCGCTGGGCGTGATCTGGCAGGAGCAGCGCGAACAGGGGCGCCTCGACCGCCTCGAGCTGGACCTGCAGTGGGACGCCGGCTGCCCCGCCGACCGCCCGCTGCGCGCCCGCCTGCGCAATGGCAGCGAGCGACCGCTGGCCGAACTGACCTGGCGGATCGGCGCCTACCAGAGCGGCGATACCATCGATCTCGCCGACGACCGCTACGACAGCCCGCACTACCGCATCCTGCACCGCCTGCTGCCCGGCAGCGAGTGGCGCGACTGCCTGCCGCTGCCGCCGCTGCGGCCGGGCTACCGCGCCAGCAGCCTGGAATACCGCGCCGAGCGGCTGCGCGGGCACTTCGCCAGCCCGTAG
- a CDS encoding PhoH family protein: MDKSASKTTHPRLYVLDTNVLIHDPNALLNFEEHQVAIPMTVLEELDHLKSGKHGVAAECRQAIRLIDQLLGEATPPQVEQGVPIQRGKSAPRGSLSILMSRLDTSLSGLPEHLNDNKIINQLVELQGRRPDVEVVLVSKDINMRLKARACGVAAEDYHTDQLVDDVALLPRGYHSFPGSFWQKVSKVDTHQEIGRTLHRVPLNGNSLPNMHVNEFVVDEQGFVGWVKEVDKRHLLLLDLHQEPLMHQEAWGLRPRDIYQALALYALLDPDIHLVNLTGAAGSGKTILALAAAIEQTMVSKRYRRIIATRSVQGLDEDIGFLPGTEAEKMEPWLGAITDNLEALHMDDESTHGSVDYILQRVPLQFKSLNYIRGRSFQQSLILIDECQNLTPHQMKTIITRAGNGSKVICLGNLAQIDTPYLSATSSGLTYLTERFKDFPHGVHITLQGVPRSLLAEYAEAHL, from the coding sequence ATGGACAAAAGCGCCAGCAAGACCACGCATCCCCGACTGTATGTGCTCGATACCAACGTCCTGATTCACGACCCCAATGCCCTGCTGAATTTCGAGGAGCATCAGGTGGCCATCCCGATGACCGTGCTCGAGGAGCTCGATCATCTCAAGAGCGGCAAGCACGGCGTGGCCGCCGAGTGCCGCCAGGCGATCCGCCTGATCGACCAGTTGCTCGGCGAGGCGACGCCGCCGCAGGTCGAGCAGGGCGTGCCGATCCAGCGCGGCAAGAGTGCGCCGCGGGGCAGCCTGTCGATCCTCATGAGCCGCCTGGACACCAGCCTCAGCGGCCTGCCCGAACACCTCAACGACAACAAGATCATCAACCAGCTGGTGGAGCTGCAGGGCCGTCGCCCGGACGTCGAGGTGGTGCTGGTCAGCAAGGACATCAACATGCGCCTCAAGGCGCGCGCCTGCGGGGTGGCCGCCGAGGACTACCACACCGACCAGTTGGTCGACGACGTGGCGCTGCTGCCGCGCGGCTACCACAGCTTCCCCGGCTCGTTCTGGCAGAAGGTCAGCAAGGTCGATACCCACCAGGAGATCGGTCGCACCCTGCACCGCGTGCCGCTCAACGGCAACAGCCTGCCGAACATGCACGTCAACGAGTTCGTGGTCGACGAGCAGGGCTTCGTCGGCTGGGTCAAGGAGGTCGACAAGCGTCACCTGCTGCTGCTCGACCTGCACCAGGAGCCGCTGATGCACCAGGAGGCCTGGGGCCTGCGTCCGCGCGACATCTACCAGGCGCTGGCGCTCTATGCGCTGCTCGATCCGGACATCCACCTGGTCAACCTGACCGGCGCCGCCGGCTCGGGCAAGACCATCCTCGCCCTGGCTGCGGCCATCGAGCAAACCATGGTCAGCAAGCGCTACCGGCGCATCATCGCCACCCGCAGCGTACAGGGGCTCGACGAGGACATCGGCTTCCTGCCGGGCACCGAGGCGGAGAAGATGGAGCCCTGGCTGGGCGCCATCACCGACAACCTCGAGGCGCTGCACATGGACGACGAGAGCACCCACGGCAGCGTCGACTACATCCTCCAGCGCGTGCCGCTGCAGTTCAAGTCGCTCAACTACATCCGCGGGCGCAGCTTCCAGCAGAGCCTGATCCTCATCGACGAGTGCCAGAACCTCACGCCGCACCAGATGAAGACCATCATCACCCGCGCCGGCAACGGCTCCAAGGTGATCTGCCTGGGCAACCTGGCGCAGATCGACACGCCCTACCTGTCGGCGACCAGTTCCGGGCTGACCTACCTGACCGAGCGCTTCAAGGACTTCCCCCACGGCGTGCACATCACCCTGCAGGGCGTGCCGCGCTCGCTGCTGGCGGAGTATGCGGAGGCGCATCTGTAG
- a CDS encoding lysylphosphatidylglycerol synthase transmembrane domain-containing protein: protein MSDAPHLSGWRYRAVILSVILSVLGYLGFSLWSGWQDVCTAVVKVGAVGILIALLMSLLNYGLRFLRWQLYLRVLGHPVPWRPSLRIYLAGFALTTTPGKAGEALRGVLLKPWAVPYPKSFAAFFSERLSDLFAVVLLTLFGLTLYPDARPLIAVGIALVVGTLLLLSQRQLITWLERRTSMRPGKIMALARHLLQILLEAQRCHHPGTLSIAMLLSVIAWAAEALAFHWILLWMGTDIPLVFAVFVYALAMLGGALSFMPGGLGGAEAIMSALLIWKGMPAADAVAATVLIRVATLWFAVCIGMGMLAPRPLKVPCPPPWARHNRKRRSQHNPDF, encoded by the coding sequence GTGAGCGATGCCCCCCATCTGTCCGGCTGGCGCTATCGCGCCGTCATCCTGTCGGTGATCCTCTCGGTGCTGGGATATCTAGGCTTTTCCCTGTGGAGCGGCTGGCAAGATGTCTGCACTGCCGTTGTCAAGGTGGGTGCAGTCGGCATCCTCATAGCCCTGCTGATGTCGCTGCTCAACTACGGCTTGCGTTTTCTGCGCTGGCAGCTCTATCTCAGGGTATTGGGGCATCCCGTCCCATGGCGCCCCAGCCTGAGGATCTATCTGGCCGGCTTCGCCCTTACAACGACACCCGGCAAGGCTGGCGAAGCGCTGCGCGGGGTGCTGCTCAAGCCATGGGCGGTGCCTTATCCCAAGAGCTTTGCTGCCTTCTTCAGCGAGCGCCTTTCCGACCTGTTTGCCGTGGTGCTGCTTACTCTTTTCGGCCTGACGCTTTATCCGGACGCACGCCCGTTGATCGCGGTCGGCATTGCCCTCGTCGTCGGCACACTGCTCCTGCTGTCGCAACGCCAATTGATCACCTGGTTAGAAAGGCGAACCTCAATGCGGCCAGGCAAGATCATGGCGCTGGCCAGACACCTGCTGCAGATTCTGCTGGAAGCCCAGCGCTGCCACCATCCCGGCACACTGAGCATAGCCATGCTGCTGAGCGTGATTGCCTGGGCAGCCGAGGCGCTGGCATTTCACTGGATACTGCTATGGATGGGCACGGATATCCCGCTGGTATTCGCGGTGTTCGTCTACGCACTAGCAATGCTGGGCGGGGCCCTCAGCTTCATGCCGGGAGGATTGGGGGGAGCCGAGGCGATCATGAGCGCCCTGCTGATCTGGAAAGGCATGCCCGCTGCCGATGCTGTCGCCGCGACCGTACTCATACGAGTGGCTACCCTGTGGTTTGCAGTCTGCATCGGGATGGGCATGCTCGCCCCCAGACCGTTGAAAGTCCCCTGTCCCCCCCCTTGGGCTCGCCACAACCGTAAGCGCCGAAGCCAACACAACCCTGACTTCTGA
- a CDS encoding FAD-binding oxidoreductase — translation MTEKLHSWGRHPNAPQTAQPCTWRADVPVCLKRLVELHGNTLPFGNGRSYGDSCLAASDHVLNLRTLDRFMATDWQRGVITAEAGVTLAEILTLAIPRGWFLAITPGTQFVTLGGAIANDVHGKNHHVRGTFGTHVLRLGLQRHNEPPMCCSSQENATLFNATIGGLGLTGVITWAEIQLMPIRSSQIDTSVVRFESLAEFFILSDELDHQHEYSVAWIDCLARGKRTGRGVFMLGDHAPYGSLKIDERRKLSVPLTPPLSLINHLSLRAFNEIYWRIHPRALGRQRISYEPFFYPLDRILHWNRIYGRKGFQQYQCVIPEAVAQPALHELLNSIASSGQGSFLAVLKRCGNIASPGLLSFPLAGSSLALDFPQKAELGSLFARLDAIVHEAGGRLYPAKDAHMAAEDFRRAYPAWEKLETLRDPAMNSRFWTRVTA, via the coding sequence ATGACCGAGAAGCTTCATTCCTGGGGACGCCACCCCAATGCTCCTCAGACAGCCCAGCCCTGCACCTGGCGCGCGGATGTGCCGGTGTGCCTGAAGCGGCTCGTCGAACTGCATGGCAACACCCTGCCCTTCGGCAACGGCCGCAGCTATGGCGACAGCTGTCTGGCCGCAAGCGACCATGTTCTGAATCTGCGCACGCTGGATCGCTTTATGGCCACCGACTGGCAGCGCGGCGTCATAACGGCCGAAGCGGGTGTGACCCTCGCAGAGATTCTCACCCTTGCCATACCTCGGGGCTGGTTTCTCGCCATCACGCCCGGAACCCAGTTCGTCACCCTGGGCGGAGCCATCGCCAACGATGTGCATGGCAAGAACCACCATGTACGCGGCACCTTCGGCACTCATGTCCTGCGCCTCGGCCTTCAGCGTCACAACGAGCCACCGATGTGCTGCTCTTCGCAGGAAAACGCCACACTGTTCAACGCCACCATTGGTGGTCTCGGACTCACGGGAGTGATCACTTGGGCAGAGATCCAGCTGATGCCCATACGCTCCAGCCAGATCGACACCAGCGTGGTGCGCTTCGAGAGTCTCGCCGAGTTCTTTATCTTATCCGACGAGTTGGATCACCAGCACGAGTACAGCGTGGCGTGGATCGATTGTCTTGCCCGAGGCAAACGCACTGGGCGAGGCGTATTCATGCTTGGCGACCATGCGCCCTACGGATCTCTGAAGATTGACGAGCGCCGCAAACTGAGCGTTCCACTGACACCGCCACTCTCCCTGATCAATCACCTCTCGCTGCGAGCTTTCAACGAAATCTACTGGCGAATTCATCCTCGTGCACTCGGCAGACAGCGCATCAGCTACGAGCCCTTCTTCTATCCACTGGATCGGATACTGCACTGGAATCGGATCTACGGCCGCAAAGGCTTCCAGCAATATCAATGCGTAATTCCAGAGGCTGTGGCGCAACCTGCGCTGCATGAATTGTTGAATTCCATCGCTAGCTCCGGCCAAGGATCCTTCCTCGCCGTACTCAAGCGCTGCGGCAATATCGCCTCACCCGGCCTGCTGTCCTTCCCGCTCGCCGGCAGCTCGCTGGCCTTGGACTTCCCACAGAAGGCCGAACTGGGCAGCCTGTTCGCACGCCTCGATGCCATCGTGCACGAAGCGGGAGGGCGCCTGTATCCTGCCAAGGACGCCCACATGGCGGCCGAGGACTTCCGCCGAGCCTACCCGGCCTGGGAAAAGCTCGAGACCCTGCGCGATCCGGCCATGAACTCCCGCTTCTGGACAAGAGTCACCGCATGA
- a CDS encoding UbiA family prenyltransferase — translation MSTVKPRPPLHNPRASQKLSHLSADVDPLPLVIDLDGTLLRSDLLLETGLAFMRSHPLRLLKPLGWLSKGKTVLKDRLARATHIDVRVLPYDPAVIELIQAERSNGRTVILATASHHSLAERIAEHLQLFDQVLASDSSRNLSAERKRDLLVGHFGEHGFDYAGNSHDDLPVWAAARKAYLVNPDAGVEPRARAHGNVKQVIRSNSPSIKDWAKALRLHQWMKNLLIFTPLLTAHQLGVPQLLWQGLLAFLFFGLCASSVYLLNDLLDLTDDRHHGTKRHRPFASGRLAIKSGIMAFPALLAGSFAGAILLLPWEFSAVLATYYILTLGYSLALKRQMAVDVIALALLYTIRIIAGAAACKLPLTFWILAFSMFMFLSLAMVKRYTELRESRKKGRTDKTRGRGYYPSDLEMIASLGSASGYLAVMVLALYIHDQATVLMYSYPELIWLACPLLLFWITRIWMLAHRGEVNEDPVVFAIRDRTSLMVGILFCLVFWGAA, via the coding sequence ATGAGTACAGTCAAACCTCGCCCCCCATTGCACAATCCTCGAGCCAGTCAAAAATTGTCACATTTGAGCGCGGACGTTGATCCCCTCCCCCTCGTCATCGACCTGGACGGCACCCTGCTGCGTTCTGACTTGCTTCTGGAAACCGGATTGGCATTCATGCGCAGCCATCCCCTGCGACTGCTCAAGCCACTGGGCTGGCTGAGCAAAGGCAAGACCGTCCTGAAGGATCGACTGGCACGCGCCACCCACATAGATGTCAGGGTGCTCCCCTATGACCCCGCAGTCATCGAACTCATCCAAGCAGAGCGCAGCAACGGACGCACTGTAATCCTGGCTACAGCCAGCCATCACTCGCTGGCTGAGCGTATTGCCGAACATCTCCAACTGTTTGATCAGGTTCTGGCATCCGACTCCTCACGCAACCTGTCAGCCGAACGCAAGCGTGATTTGCTGGTAGGGCACTTCGGCGAGCACGGATTCGACTATGCAGGCAATTCGCACGACGACCTTCCGGTATGGGCTGCCGCCCGAAAGGCCTACCTAGTCAATCCGGATGCGGGCGTGGAGCCGCGCGCGCGCGCCCACGGCAACGTCAAACAGGTCATTCGCTCTAACTCTCCAAGTATCAAGGACTGGGCGAAGGCGCTGCGACTGCATCAATGGATGAAGAATCTGTTGATCTTCACGCCACTGCTGACAGCTCATCAATTGGGCGTTCCCCAACTGCTTTGGCAGGGACTGCTGGCCTTCCTTTTTTTCGGGCTATGTGCCTCCAGCGTTTACCTGCTCAATGATCTGCTCGACCTGACAGACGATCGCCACCATGGCACAAAGCGGCATCGCCCATTCGCCTCGGGACGACTAGCAATCAAATCAGGCATCATGGCTTTTCCTGCCCTGCTGGCTGGCTCCTTTGCAGGTGCCATTCTCCTGCTCCCTTGGGAGTTTTCTGCAGTTCTGGCCACTTACTACATACTGACACTTGGCTATTCACTTGCACTGAAACGTCAGATGGCTGTTGACGTCATCGCCTTGGCGCTGCTTTACACCATTCGCATCATCGCCGGAGCAGCCGCATGCAAGTTGCCGCTGACTTTCTGGATCCTTGCATTCTCGATGTTCATGTTCCTCAGCCTTGCAATGGTCAAGCGCTACACTGAGCTACGCGAGTCAAGAAAAAAGGGCAGGACCGACAAGACCAGAGGCCGCGGCTACTACCCTAGCGATCTGGAGATGATTGCCTCGCTCGGTTCGGCCTCCGGATATCTGGCAGTGATGGTTCTAGCCCTGTACATACATGATCAGGCAACCGTGCTCATGTACAGCTATCCGGAGCTCATCTGGCTGGCATGCCCACTACTGCTGTTCTGGATCACTCGTATCTGGATGCTCGCTCACCGAGGCGAAGTGAACGAGGATCCGGTGGTGTTCGCCATTCGCGACCGTACCAGCCTGATGGTCGGCATCCTGTTCTGCCTGGTTTTCTGGGGGGCGGCATGA
- a CDS encoding ATP-binding protein — MQAPVQLLSASLQNLGRLVLIRLLVLAAQAGSVGFAWWSDRLPLPWTELGITLAVSGLLSIFTALRLRASWPVTELEYAVQLGCDLVIHSVLLYYTGGSSNPFVSYYLVPLTIAAATLPWLHTLSLAGLALASYTLLLFWSHPLDIPAEPRETLLVYGMWLSFALAAGLITFFVAKMAEELRGQEQLRAQRREEGMRDQQLLAVATQAAGAAHELGTPLATMSVLLKELRQEHRDQPALQEDLALLQEQVRLCKDTLQQLVRAAEAERRQSIVEQTVSEWLEAVLRRWHLMRPEATYRYQCLGVGAPPRLMPPTDLSQALLNLLNNAADACPENLDIRLDWDAREICLSIRDHGVGVPLAIAEQLGKPFFTTKGKGGKGFGLGLFLSQASVTRLGGTVKLYNHEEGGTLTELRLPRNYGVA; from the coding sequence ATGCAAGCGCCCGTCCAGTTACTCTCCGCCAGCCTGCAGAACCTCGGTCGGCTGGTCCTCATCCGCCTGCTCGTGCTGGCCGCCCAGGCCGGTTCGGTGGGCTTCGCCTGGTGGTCCGACCGCCTGCCGCTGCCGTGGACGGAGCTGGGCATCACCCTCGCCGTCTCCGGCCTGCTGAGCATCTTCACTGCCCTGCGCCTGCGTGCCTCCTGGCCGGTCACCGAGCTGGAGTACGCGGTGCAGCTGGGTTGCGACCTGGTGATCCACAGCGTGCTGCTGTACTACACCGGCGGTTCGAGCAACCCCTTCGTCTCCTACTACCTGGTGCCGCTGACCATCGCCGCGGCGACCCTGCCCTGGCTGCACACCCTGTCGCTGGCCGGCCTGGCGCTGGCCAGCTACACCCTGCTGCTGTTCTGGTCGCATCCGCTGGACATCCCCGCCGAGCCGCGGGAGACCCTGCTGGTCTACGGCATGTGGCTGAGCTTCGCCCTGGCCGCCGGGCTGATCACTTTCTTCGTCGCCAAGATGGCCGAGGAGCTGCGCGGCCAGGAGCAGCTGCGCGCCCAGCGCCGCGAGGAAGGCATGCGCGACCAGCAGCTGCTCGCCGTGGCCACCCAGGCCGCCGGCGCCGCCCACGAGCTGGGCACGCCGCTGGCGACCATGAGCGTGCTGCTCAAGGAGCTGCGCCAGGAGCACCGCGACCAGCCGGCGCTGCAGGAGGACCTGGCCCTGCTGCAGGAGCAGGTCAGGCTGTGCAAGGACACCCTACAGCAACTGGTGCGCGCCGCCGAGGCCGAGCGCCGCCAGTCGATCGTCGAGCAGACCGTCAGCGAGTGGCTGGAGGCGGTGCTGCGCCGCTGGCACCTGATGCGCCCGGAAGCCACCTACCGCTACCAGTGCCTGGGCGTCGGTGCGCCGCCGCGGCTGATGCCGCCGACCGACCTCAGCCAGGCGCTGCTCAACCTGCTCAACAACGCCGCCGACGCCTGTCCGGAGAATCTCGACATCCGCCTGGACTGGGACGCGCGGGAGATCTGCCTGAGCATCCGCGATCACGGCGTCGGCGTGCCGCTGGCCATCGCCGAGCAGCTCGGCAAGCCGTTCTTCACCACCAAGGGCAAGGGCGGCAAGGGCTTCGGCCTCGGTCTGTTCCTCAGTCAGGCCAGCGTCACCCGACTCGGTGGTACAGTGAAGCTCTACAACCACGAAGAGGGCGGCACGCTGACCGAGTTGCGACTGCCGCGCAATTACGGCGTCGCCTGA